One Deltaproteobacteria bacterium genomic window carries:
- a CDS encoding response regulator, producing the protein MSETIRVLLIDDEKIFVESLTKVLKKRGMEVRAAYDGPSGLQFLLANEMDVIVLDLRMPGMDGLAVLKEIRIRDPLTPVILLTGHIDIDRVTQAMNTGAAEILLKPCPIETLVSSIENACELKAISREVGDKQQGEKRVRK; encoded by the coding sequence ATGTCAGAAACTATACGGGTCCTCTTAATCGATGATGAGAAAATTTTTGTTGAATCCTTAACCAAGGTCCTTAAGAAGAGGGGCATGGAGGTGCGGGCGGCCTATGATGGTCCGTCGGGTCTCCAATTCCTTTTGGCCAATGAAATGGACGTCATTGTTCTGGATCTCCGGATGCCTGGGATGGATGGTTTGGCCGTTTTGAAAGAGATCCGGATCAGAGATCCTCTCACCCCGGTCATCCTTCTGACCGGCCATATCGATATCGATCGGGTGACCCAGGCCATGAATACCGGTGCGGCCGAGATTCTGCTTAAACCCTGCCCCATCGAGACCCTGGTCTCGTCCATAGAGAATGCCTGCGAACTGAAAGCGATCAGCCGGGAGGTAGGTGATAAACAACAGGGCGAAAAAAGGGTCAGAAAATGA
- a CDS encoding DUF4079 family protein → MNSGEYLYFLKAIHGAYNSVMMFLFVYQGWLGLKIRKERTGGGNRDFFIIRKHRKMGPIIAFLGILGFLSGLALILIDEGHLFEYPLHFIIGLCLSLLITTTYYLSQKINRLDSPIRAAHSIIGIILIGLYLLQVFIGLVIIF, encoded by the coding sequence ATGAACTCCGGAGAATACCTGTATTTTCTAAAAGCCATACATGGGGCTTATAACTCCGTGATGATGTTTCTTTTTGTTTATCAAGGCTGGCTGGGTCTGAAAATCAGAAAAGAAAGGACAGGGGGTGGTAACCGGGATTTCTTCATCATCAGGAAGCATCGTAAGATGGGACCGATTATTGCATTCCTTGGGATTTTAGGTTTTCTGAGCGGTCTGGCCCTTATTTTGATCGATGAAGGGCATCTTTTTGAATATCCCCTTCATTTCATCATCGGGCTTTGTCTTTCCTTACTCATTACGACAACCTATTATTTATCACAAAAGATCAACCGTCTTGATTCTCCTATACGAGCCGCCCATTCTATCATCGGCATCATCCTGATCGGTCTCTACCTGCTGCAGGTCTTCATCGGTCTGGTGATCATTTTCTGA